The following are from one region of the Hypanus sabinus isolate sHypSab1 chromosome 14, sHypSab1.hap1, whole genome shotgun sequence genome:
- the rxfp3 gene encoding relaxin-3 receptor 1, whose amino-acid sequence MDANFMPSNQSSALEGVLIDRDRTEMLPNYFFEKLLVFDKNNQSLHELLKYFDGDEQGIIGSGSPAMRITISIVYSMVCALGLVGNVLVLYLMKSRREWKKSSINLFVTSLAVTDFQFVLTLPFWAVDTALDFSWPFGKVMCKVVTSVTTMNMYASVFFLTAMSIARYWSVASALKPRRRFSGCSAKWISVLIWVSAMLAITPQAIFSTTKTLFNEEFCLLKFPEYNGSTQFWLGVYHIQKILLGFVVPFIIITVCYLLLLRYVTKKNISSSSTKRSKVTKSVKIVVLSFFICWLPNQALTFWGVLIKLNVLHFSNEYYNTQSYIFPITICLAHTNSCLNPVLYCLMRREFRKALKGMFWRVTSPTIINMRPFTATAKPEQEDQRHAIIPINSLPPEISYYPPGVVMHNSQYDILPASSAERRY is encoded by the coding sequence ATGGACGCCAATTTCATGCCAAGCAATCAATCGTCCGCTCTGGAGGGAGTCCTCATAGACAGGGACAGGACGGAGATGCTTCCTAATTACTTCTTTGAGAAACTTTTGGTGTTCGACAAGAACAACCAGTCTCTGCATGAGCTGCTGAAGTATTTTGACGGGGACGAGCAGGGCATCATTGGGAGTGGCTCCCCCGCCATGCGGATCACCATCTCCATTGTTTACTCGATGGTGTGCGCCTTGGGGCTGGTGGGCAACGTGCTCGTGCTCTACCTGATGAAGAGCAGGCGGGAATGGAAGAAGTCCTCCATCAACCTCTTCGTGACGAGCTTGGCAGTGACGGATTTCCAGTTCGTCTTGACCCTTCCGTTCTGGGCAGTGGACACCGCCCTCGACTTCAGCTGGCCCTTTGGGAAGGTCATGTGCAAAgtcgtcacctcagtcaccaccaTGAACATGTACGCCAGCGTCTTCTTCCTGACCGCTATGAGCATTGCGAGATACTGGTCAGTGGCGTCGGCCCTGAAGCCCAGGAGGAGATTTTCCGGATGCTCCGCTAAGTGGATCAGTGTCCTGATCTGGGTTTCGGCGATGTTAGCTATCACCCCTCAAGCCATATTTTCCACAACCAAAACGCTGTTTAACGAAGAATTCTGCTTGCTTAAGTTTCCAGAATATAACGGCTCCACGCAGTTCTGGCTGGGCGTGTACCACATTCAAAAGATCTTGCTGGGGTTCGTGGTCCCGTTCATTATCATCACCGTCTGCTACCTGCTCCTCCTACGTTACGTAACGAAGAAGAACATCAGCAGCTCGAGCACCAAGAGGTCAAAAGTGACCAAGTCGGTCAAAATCGTTGTCCTTTCCTTCTTTATTTGCTGGCTCCCCAACCAAGCCTTGACATTCTGGGGTGTCCTGATCAAGCTCAACGTCCTGCACTTCAGCAACGAATACTATAACACGCAATCCTACATCTTTCCCATCACCATCTGCCTGGCCCACACTAACAGCTGCCTGAACCCCGTTTTGTACTGCCTCATGAGAAGGGAGTTCAGGAAGGCGTTGAAGGGAATGTTTTGGAGGGTGACCTCCCCGACCATTATAAACATGCGTCCCTTCACGGCCACCGCCAAACCAGAGCAAGAAGACCAGAGGCACGCCATAATTCCGATAAACTCCCTGCCGCCTGAGATTTCCTACTACCCGCCAGGGGTAGTAATGCACAACAGTCAGTATGACATCTTGCCAGCCAGCTCTGCCGAGCGCCGTTATTAG